Genomic window (Roseivirga sp. 4D4):
CAGCCCAGATTGACATTATCTAGAAAATCAGTTGATATAAAGTCGCTCATAAACTTGTCGAAAGTGGGGAAATGATCCGTGTCTAAGCCTAATCGAATAAGGAAGAACTTACCTTCCTGGGGTATTCCCTCAGGAAGATTGTATTTCTCAGCCCTTTGCCGATAGTAAGAGTTAACATAATTATGTCCTCCTGATTGTTGAAAGTCTTCCAATGTGTTGAACTCCAGCAATGGATAATCCGCGTAATGTTTCCGAAGCCCATGGTAAATGGTCCCCATCGGAGTGGTTCTATGCCCCAGAGCGGGCAGCACTTCACTCTTCATGACTTTATATTCCCAGTCCAGACTGTTCGGGGCTTTGTCCTCAAGAATGGTTGCAAAACGCTTTACATTTGGTTCAACACCGTTCTCATTCAGCGAAGTGGTAAAGAGTAGCGTTTGACTTAAGTTAGGGTTGTTGTCTAATAGCTTTGAAAAATCTTCGAGACGCTGATCATTCAAAGGGATAGGGCTGGCCGGAAAATAAGCGTTGAATAGATCTGGTTTTCTGATCATGGCTTCTATTGTGAAAGCTCCTGCGAATTGCCATCCGAGAAGCATTCGGTCTTTATTCGTTCTGTAGTTTTTGTCAATGTGTTGGATAACATCGTTTTCGATATAGTTGAGGAGCTTTTCTGCATTAGCGAAAAAACCATACCGAGGAGAATCACCAGTTTCAATTCCCACGATGATGAAATCGGGTAGGTAATCGTAGCCAGTCATTAACTGATTGATGCTCACCGCATAGGTAAACCAGTTTTGACCATCAAGCAGGTAGAGCACCGGGTAGTCTTTGGTAGACTCATCATAATAGGAAGGTAGGTAGACGTTCAGTGACCTTTCGGTATCAAAGACTTTGGATTGAATTTTCACCGATTTTCCAATGGTGACCTCACTTTCCTGGCCCCGTATTGAGCACAAGGACAGTAGGAAAAGGAATATGGCAAAAAATGTTTTCATCTTCATAGCAGCAAATATGGCATTATACTCCAAATAGCAGGAACAGGTTGTTGAATCTGGTATCGTTTAATGGCTCAGTGCATAAATATTCGGGCTATTGATTAAAAGTCAGAAAGATGGTTGATAGCGGCATGTTTCGAATAATCAAAATCAGAATACTCAAAATGGGGTATTGACATGCTCCTTATTTTTTATTAGCTTGATTGCATAATTGGGTTTAATATTTGTATTGAACCTTGACACACACAACATATCATTATGGCGGATATCACCGTTCACTTCCTTGACGTTGGGCAGGGAGACGGAACCTACATCGAAACCAATGGGAAGAAGATTCTTGTCGATCTAGGCACAACCAAAAATTCCAAAGACACATGGCCTGAGATTAAGGAATTCTTTATAAAGCAAAAAGGCTTTAAAAAAGGAGAAGTAGAGATTGAATACTTGTTTCTTACACATCCGGATAGAGACCATTATAATCTGATTGAGAAATTCAATCGAGCCTTTAGTCCTTCTTATAAGAACATAATAATTGGAGGTAGACCATGGGGTTACTACCAAAGCCAGTATCAGAACTGCCCTCATTGTGGAAGAAAAACCAATATAGGTAAAACGGTTGAGGTCTATGAAAGAGCACCCAAATCAGGTAGATGGAGGTCCTACAAAAAGCGATGTGATTACATGTTAGGTTGTGGTCAAAAATTCGAGATTGATGTTAAAATACCACCGGCATTCGATAAATGGTTATATGACCTTGTGAAAGCTGGTAAAGTAACTTTACCCTCTAGCAATTGGACCGAAACCATAGATCTTGGTGGAGATTCGAAAATTGGCGTCATGGCAGGTAATTTGAGCTCTGGTGACTCAAATGGAAAGAGTATTGTACTAAGAATATATAATAATGCTTGGTCTGTGATGTTGTCTGCTGATGCTACGGTAGATACCGAAGCATTTATTTTGGATAATCATTCTGCCGATGACATAAAATCAGATGTGCTGAAGGTAGGGCATCATGGCAGCGCACGTACTTCAACTTCCTCTGAATGGGCTGCGGCAGTCGATCCTGAACTAGCTTATGTTAGTTCTGACCGGACGGGTGATTTACTCAAAAGCAGTGGTTTTAAAATCCCATCCCAAGCGAGTATTGATACCCTGTTACAGTTCGGTACACGTCTTAATACAGCAGATGCTGCAGCACACAAGTTTGTAGTGTACTTCCCGGATAAATTCTACGGGAACAGTAGATCGGTCAAAAGTTTTGACAAAAAATCTGGTAGTGGGTCAGCAGCTGGCTTAAATCCTCAGATCATCACATCTATGACTGACTTGGGTACAGTGGCTGACCATTACATCGAAATTCGTACTGAGCTCAATGTGTTTACCAATCTATGCACTTTAGGCGATAGTACAAGTGAAGACATTGGGGTCAGGTATGATCTTCAACTTCCAGAATCTGGGGCACTCAGTATAAACCCGAGTTCAGACGACCCGTCAGATTTTACAGGCTGGCCGAGTAGTGCGGTATATAGAATTCCAACAGGTTAGTTATGTCAGAGATAAAGATACATATCCTCGATGTTGGGCAGGGAGATTGTACTATCATTCAAGCCGAAGGGCTCAACATATTGGTAGACTGCGGATCTTCCAAAAATGCGGACCTCGCGCTCGAAAACGTAAAAGAGTACTTTAATACTATTTTCAACGGTGGTGCATACCATTTCGATTACTTGTTTTTAACACATCCCGATAGTGATCATTATAATCTTTTGAATGCTCTTTTAGAAGCAGACCTGATCACTTTTGATCAAGTCTATGTGTCAGGTGTACTCACTGATTATTATGGTGGACAAACAGTTCATTGCAAGGTAAAACGCTGCGTGGGGGCTCATCGCCTGAAAAGAATTGTGGAGTACAAAAAACAATCGAGAAGAACGGGAAAAGGATCCCGTAGTAGAGGGTCAATAGGCCCTGTATTTAAGTGTTTTCCGAGACCATATTCACCACACTCTCGGACAGTGAAGACGGAATACAGTATTAAAGAGCCGTCTAAGTTTGATTTTTGGTTGTACGAAGGTATGGAGAATGCGCAAGGTAATTTCCATCAGTTTCCGAGTGACTATAAAGAGACTAATTTCATTTCAAAGGGAGAATTTAAAATTGATGTTTTGGCGGCTAATGTCAGTGGATACTTTAGTTCCTCAAATACCAAAAGCCTAGTCTTGCGAGTTTATAACAACAATGTGTCGGCAATTTTAGCTGGGGATGCCACCTATCTAACGGAAGCTTTTATGCTTGCTCAGCATAATGCCAATGTGCTTGAAACCAATGTGCTCAAGGTAGGGCATCATGGTAGTGCCAAGACCTCCACCAGTGGAGAATGGGCAGAGGCCACAGACCCTCAATACGCCTTTATCAGTTCGGATCGCCTGGGAGATACTTCAGGGGTGGGTAGGGGTGCTTTTCAAATACCATCACAGGCAGTTATTGACACTATATTGAATTTTGGTAGAAACAACCGACTATCTAGTCTGGTTGGTAATAATCATTATTTCGTCTCTTGTTTTGATAGCAAGTATTCTTTGGTATCACGTTCTCTTAATTCGTTTAACAGCCAAGCCTCTAGTTCTACTCATTATAATTTAGATGAAGATTATAAACATGCTTTTGATCCAAATGATCAGTTAACGGATACTTCACAGTACATGTCTGTGGCAACCACGAAAGGTGTTTTTACGACTTTGTATTTATTAGACCACGGCATGCTTGAAGAGGATTTAGGGACATCTTATGAAATTAAATTGTCCTCCAATGGAGCGATTGATATTACTACTTCTTCAGATATGGTGACACCTCCATAAAAGCAGATAACTTAGAAAACACACACAATGAAAAACATACTGGAAGCCTACCTTGACGCACAAAAGCAATTGAAGCTGACTGATGTGCCAGAACTTACAACATACTGCCAATTGATGCCAGACCAAACATTGGTCATGACCTCTACAGACATCTCGGTTACTGATGATAACCTCATTGCCGTGGGTATGATGGCTTTGTTTGGTAGTACTCAGCAAATTAGAACTACCTTGACCATCTCACAAAAAGGAACGGACTACCAGTTTGAGATGTCTGGAAAATTCTTTCCTGAGTGGAAAATCGGAGGTGCATTTGGCGAGCTTCCTGGTTCATGGAAGCCTTCTCCAGAAGGAAACGGATTATTGGTATTTGGAGCTTCTGTATTCGATGATATCATTATCGACAATGCCGCATTCATAGTGACCAACTATGATGACCCAAAAAATGGATTGTTGAAAGGCATCAACCTAAAGGGAGATCTTGTGCTGAATGGTGATTTTATAAATAAGGCCAAAATTTTCCTGCCCATCCCTAATCGGATGAGTATGTCCGGCAGCATTAATATGCATGAATATGATCAACCGGTAATAGATCTCAGCTGTTCTATTGATGGGGATTTGTCATTGGGACATTTGAAGGTGGACGATCTTTTTTTGAAGCTCACTTCTCCTGCTCCAACTGGGTGGGAAATGACCGCTACGGGTATTCAAATGGGGGGTACAGTAAATATCGGTGAGGCTGGTAGCGATTCACATGTAGCTTTCAAATTAAAGGCTACCGTTGCCGATCCGTCAAATTCCTGGCTTTTTACTTTTGAAGATGTTGATCAAAGTGTTTCACTGGGCAATGGTGTAGGTCTTATTAGTCAATTGGCCGGATTGGATATCAATTTTGATTTACCAAGTCCTCTTGACTTATTGAAAAATATTTACCTCAAGGAGTTTAATGTTGGTATCAATCCATCTACTCGAACGCTACAGGGTATCAATTTTAAGGTAGGTTTAGATGTTACCTGGGACCTTATTCCAGGTCAGAAATTCATTGCTATTGATGACCCTTATATAGGAGTATCAATTGTCAACCCTGTCAGTAAAAAGTATAGAGTAGTGTCCTATAGTATTGGCGGGGCATTCATTTTAGGGAAAGATCGGCCTACTGTTATTGATGTAACGGCTCATCCTCAAGAGAACTTTGAAGTCAATGGAAAGTTAGAAGATGGTGATGAAATTCCGCTGGGGGATGCTTTAGCCCAATT
Coding sequences:
- a CDS encoding ComEC/Rec2 family competence protein; the encoded protein is MADITVHFLDVGQGDGTYIETNGKKILVDLGTTKNSKDTWPEIKEFFIKQKGFKKGEVEIEYLFLTHPDRDHYNLIEKFNRAFSPSYKNIIIGGRPWGYYQSQYQNCPHCGRKTNIGKTVEVYERAPKSGRWRSYKKRCDYMLGCGQKFEIDVKIPPAFDKWLYDLVKAGKVTLPSSNWTETIDLGGDSKIGVMAGNLSSGDSNGKSIVLRIYNNAWSVMLSADATVDTEAFILDNHSADDIKSDVLKVGHHGSARTSTSSEWAAAVDPELAYVSSDRTGDLLKSSGFKIPSQASIDTLLQFGTRLNTADAAAHKFVVYFPDKFYGNSRSVKSFDKKSGSGSAAGLNPQIITSMTDLGTVADHYIEIRTELNVFTNLCTLGDSTSEDIGVRYDLQLPESGALSINPSSDDPSDFTGWPSSAVYRIPTG
- a CDS encoding alpha/beta hydrolase-fold protein, with the translated sequence MKTFFAIFLFLLSLCSIRGQESEVTIGKSVKIQSKVFDTERSLNVYLPSYYDESTKDYPVLYLLDGQNWFTYAVSINQLMTGYDYLPDFIIVGIETGDSPRYGFFANAEKLLNYIENDVIQHIDKNYRTNKDRMLLGWQFAGAFTIEAMIRKPDLFNAYFPASPIPLNDQRLEDFSKLLDNNPNLSQTLLFTTSLNENGVEPNVKRFATILEDKAPNSLDWEYKVMKSEVLPALGHRTTPMGTIYHGLRKHYADYPLLEFNTLEDFQQSGGHNYVNSYYRQRAEKYNLPEGIPQEGKFFLIRLGLDTDHFPTFDKFMSDFISTDFLDNVNLGWNTRYAEFYLKHSKPDGAKVIYERLIQRFPENARPVNGMGDAFRAEGNLSEARKYYIKAIELAEKNQDSRLETFKKDLRDISQ
- a CDS encoding ComEC/Rec2 family competence protein, giving the protein MSEIKIHILDVGQGDCTIIQAEGLNILVDCGSSKNADLALENVKEYFNTIFNGGAYHFDYLFLTHPDSDHYNLLNALLEADLITFDQVYVSGVLTDYYGGQTVHCKVKRCVGAHRLKRIVEYKKQSRRTGKGSRSRGSIGPVFKCFPRPYSPHSRTVKTEYSIKEPSKFDFWLYEGMENAQGNFHQFPSDYKETNFISKGEFKIDVLAANVSGYFSSSNTKSLVLRVYNNNVSAILAGDATYLTEAFMLAQHNANVLETNVLKVGHHGSAKTSTSGEWAEATDPQYAFISSDRLGDTSGVGRGAFQIPSQAVIDTILNFGRNNRLSSLVGNNHYFVSCFDSKYSLVSRSLNSFNSQASSSTHYNLDEDYKHAFDPNDQLTDTSQYMSVATTKGVFTTLYLLDHGMLEEDLGTSYEIKLSSNGAIDITTSSDMVTPP